The genomic DNA TTGGAGGAAGGCTGATTGTTCCGAGCGGGCAGCGGAAGCCCCCGTTCTGGCGGTATAGCGTCTTCCAAAAGAACCTTCTCTTTTCTTCATATCACTTGAGCGATGATAATATTGGATATTATATCGACAAACTCATCCGCTATCGGCCAAGCTACATTGATGCTTATCCGTCAAGCTTGCACCAGATTGCCGCATACGCGAGCAGACATGGGCTGGACCTGCGAGGGTGCACGGGAGGCATTACAACTTCCGCGGAGACACTGCTTGACGATCAGCGACGGATGATTGAAGACGTGTTTGGCGTGCAAGTGTATGATCAATACGGATCAGCGGAGATGTGCGCATTTATCGGCCAATGTAGAATGGGGAACTATCACATACATGGAGACTACGGGATAGTAGAGATTTTGCGGTCAGACGGCTCGCCGGCCAAACCTGGCGAGGAAGGCGAACTGGTATGCACCGGACTCATCAACGAAGTAATGCCTCTGCTTCGGTATCGAATTGGAGATATCGGAGTGTTATCGGACAGAACATGCTGCTGCGGCTCTCAGTTTCCGCTCTTGGATAGAATTCTGGGCCGCATGGACGACCTAATCACAACCCCCGAGGGCCATCGGGTCGGGAGGCTGAGCCCAGTCGCAAAGGGTCTCCCGGTGAGGGAAGTCCAGTATGTCCAGAGCAATGTCCATGGCGTAGTCGTGCTCGTGGTCCCAGATGCTGGATATTGCGAGGCTGCGGAGGCTACGCTTGTAGCCGAGCTGCAGAAGAGGTTGGGAAGATCTATGAAGATTGACGTTCAGCAGGTGGATGTTATACCGCGCTCAAAGAGCGGGAAGTTTAGGTCAACCGTTTCATCCGTTTGGAATGCTGGCCCCGAGGAGCGACGAGGTCAGCTCTCCCGACCAGGCGGTCATATCTGCCATTGAGAAGGAGATGGATGAGAAATGAGGATTGGGCCACGTTATGCGATTCAACCAGCCGGTTATTAATCGGAGCCATCCTCCGTTGTCGAGTCTCAAAGGCAGGGCACCGTGTTCATCGATCTTCGTGATGCGCATCACGGTGACTTCGCGACATTGGAGATAATGTCCGGACATGGATTGGCTGCTTTGCCGCGCGCAGAGGACGCGGACGGACGAATGGATCGGGTAAGCGAGGTGGTGGCATGCCGAGATTGACGCTGAGTGCCTTGATGGCTGGCTTGGTGCTTCTGACGGTGAGCCCCGGACTATCCAGAGCTGCAAATATGTACGTTGACCCGACAATCGCTCAGAACATTACCACTGGCACGTATTCTGTCATCAATAGGAATTCGACCGGATCGAACGGGAACGCTTATAGGACGATCAAGGAAGCTATTGCCGCGATGAACGGAGGAGACGACATATATATAAGGGGCGGGACATACAGGGAAGGCTATATTGAAATTCCTACTTCAAAGAACGGCACCGCGGGAGACTGGTCGTCCATTCAGTCATACCCCGGTGAATGGGCCATCCTTGACGGTGAAAGAGCTGCGCAGTATGGAGTCGTACTTGGAAACTACGGATACGGCGATTCGGCGCAACTGAAGTATTGGCGACTAGAAAGGCTGGAGTTGACCGGCGGGGGCACAAGATCTGGGAACGCCACGAGCACCTGTGCGGGGTTCTGGGGTAATGGAGGTCCTTTCCATATTCGGCAGTGCTATATTCACGATAATCTTTCGTACACGTATATCAACAACCCGTCCGGTTTAACAGGCGCCGAATGGAAGGACTCGGTCGTTGAGTATTGTTTCTTTAGGAACAATGGCTCTGATGGGCTACTGTCCGGTAATTGCGCGCATATCGCCATATATAGCGACTATTTGCACGACACGAATGCACAATATGGGTACGATGGCGTAAGAGGGACAAGGAATAACGCATTTCGGTACAACTACTTTGAAGACGGATATGTGGGCATAAAGCACAAGAGCGGGCAACTGCTCAGCGGCAGGAATGCGGGAGCCGGACATGGTTGGAATGATAATTATGTAGGTCAAGGTGACAAGATTCATCACAACATCTTTCGAAATCTAGGCAAGACTGCGATGTACATTTCGCAAGATTTTGCACAGATATATAACAATATAGTTGACACGAGAGGGCTCCCCATCACCGTCCAATATGAACCGAGCCGATATGTGCTCTACAAGGTAGGCACCTATAATAATACGATTCTTAATCCGGCTGGTGCAGCAATCACCCGCTATGGCAAGCAGTACTGGGCATTTGAAGAAGCTCAATACTATGGGTTCGACTTCAACAATTTGATCGTCGGCGGGAATTCTAGCGCACCTTACGGGCAAGAAAGAATCATTAATGTCGTGCCGGATAGCAGTGGCGTGGTGCAATTTGGCTTCTCCAACTATTCCGACAGCCATAACTACTTCTATCGGCCGATTTCGGCATATCTCTTCCGTTACTTTCGGACCGATTTTGATGCCGTCGGTGCTGGGGCGCAGACGCTTACACGTGCGCCGCGAGTAGTCTATACGAACACGGGCGGAGGCGGGCTCAATATTGCATACGAGAACGGATACTTTACCGACGGGGATCATGTATTGGGGACAGGGGTCACACTTAAGACCGGAGGGATTGGGGGCGTGCATCCGTATCTGCCGGATGTCAGGCTGCCCGGCTACGTTGGCGCGATTGATCCATCGGACAGTCGATGGGTGAGACAGGTGCTTGATCTCAGCCAAGTCCAAAACTTGATGAATCCTGGTTACCTAGGAATCGGGGCGCCTTCGAACTTAAGGATTCAAGTCGGGAATCCTATTCCATGATTGGGGTTATCCCTAAGTAGCTTGTCGTTCGAACCTACCTCAAAGTCTGATTTCACGCCTAGGTCAGTTTTCAGCTCATTAGGTGTGAGCTTCCACACCTTCCACGAGCGTTTGCCGACAGTAAAGGAAGGATGGCAAAGTGAGACTGCTGAAGAAAGTTGCATCGTGTCTTCCCCCAGCTTTACAGGCCGAGCTCAAGCGCATTCATTATGGGCGCCAAATCCGCAGGGCGAGCTTTCGCACATCCGAACCCGAATTTGAGATTCTCCCAAGACTTGTGAGGCCGGGAGATTGGGTCATCGATATTGGCGCTAACGTAGGGCACTATACCATGAGATTGTCCGAGTTGGTGGGCAGCCACGGTAGAGTTATTGCTTTGGAGCCGGTGCCGGCAACCTTCGCTCTACTTGCCGCGAACGTCCAACTCTTCCCATTCGCAAATGTTACGCTCATGAACGTTGCCGCATCGAACAGTCTCGGTGTGATTGGGATGAGCATTCCACGCCACTCGAGCGGATTGACGAACTACTACCAAGCGTACCTGTCATCCGAGGGGAAGACCGCTGTTTCTGTGCTCATGATGCCGCTTGATTCCCTTCGTATTGCGAAGCGGGTCGGGCTTGTCAAGATTGACGCCGAAGGTCATGAGCTGTTCGTCCTCCGAGGGATGGATGATCTGCTGCGTGAGCATCACCCTACACTCATAGTCGAGACCGATTCCCGGGAGGTGGTCGACACTCTGGTGTCACTTGGCTATCGAGCGGAGAGGCTCGCGGATTCGCCTAATCTTCTATTTGTGGCCAACTGACGCCGCCTGGCGCTCGACTGTGTCTGAATGGCGGGAGTGCCCCGCTGTCCGAAGAGTTGGTCTTGATTTCGTTGACAACCAGTAGGACCTTCATGGGGGGGACGAATTCCAGGCTGCGCTCTGGCGTCTCAGATTCAGCCAACCTAGACATCTTGCGAAGCTTTGCGGTGATGTCGGTGCTCTCGGATCACGTCTTGGAAGCAGCGGGCATAAAGACAGGCATGTGTTTCCATCCGCTCGACTGGTACCTGGGTCGCATGGGCGTCCTTATGTTCTTCGTACATACCAGCCTGGTTCTCATGCATTCACTCGAGCGCCTTTCGGTAAGCAAACGGCGACTACTCGCGAGATTCTACGTAAGGAGAGTATTCCGGATCTATCCCCTCAGTATGGTGACCGTCCTTGGGGTTGTCGCGTTATCCCTGCCGCCGATGCCATGGGCCACGTTCCAGTGGCATGGATATGGCAATCTTGCATCGAATCTCATGCTAACTATGAACTTCACTCGAAGCACCCCGGTGCTCAATCCCCTTTGGAGCCTTCCGCTTGAG from bacterium includes the following:
- a CDS encoding FkbM family methyltransferase, producing the protein MRLLKKVASCLPPALQAELKRIHYGRQIRRASFRTSEPEFEILPRLVRPGDWVIDIGANVGHYTMRLSELVGSHGRVIALEPVPATFALLAANVQLFPFANVTLMNVAASNSLGVIGMSIPRHSSGLTNYYQAYLSSEGKTAVSVLMMPLDSLRIAKRVGLVKIDAEGHELFVLRGMDDLLREHHPTLIVETDSREVVDTLVSLGYRAERLADSPNLLFVAN